From the genome of Desulfobaculum xiamenense:
ACTTCTGGCGTGCGTCCTTGACCTGCGCGTCGAATTCCTGAACCCGTGCGTGGAGCTGCAGGTACTTTTCGGCCATGGGTAGGCGCTTGCCGGATTTGGCGGCCTGAAGCGCGGTGATGAGGAGGGTGTCCCTGTCGCCGCCCACCTTGCGCATTTCGGCGCGGGTGGACTTCCATTTTTCGCGCAGCGCCCTGTAGCTGTCTATCTCGCGCGCCCATTCGGTGCGGCGGTAGGGTGCGCGGCGGTGCTCGGGCAGGTCTCCGGCGCACAGCATTTTGTAGTCGTGCGCGGTTTCGGGCATGAGCTGGCAGGGGCCGACAGCGAAGGCCCGCGACACGGCGAATTCGCAGAAGAAGGATTCCGCGGTGATCTGGGCGACAACCCATGCCGGATCGACGGGATAGATGTGCTCATTCTCGCGTACGCCCTGCACGATCCAGTGGCAGGCGTTGACCACGCGCTTTTCCAGATCGACCTCGGCGTAGGGACGTTTCCAGATGGGCAGCTTGCGGCCCCGGAAATGTGCGTCGGCAAAATCGAGCATGGCCCGCGAGAGACGCCGGGCGTAGAGCGCGGCGGATTCGCCTTGCACGGGCGGGGCGTACTCCGTGGGGATGATGACGTTGACGGGCGGCTCGGTCCGCAGGGGCACGGAAGCCTGTGCCGTACGGGCCGAGAGCGCTCCCGCCAGAGGCAGAAGCGCGGACGCGATGAGAGCTTTCATGGCCTTGCGGCGTGCGGGATCCATGACGGATTGCGATGGCGAAAACATGGTTGCCAGCTTACCAGAATGGTTTGGTTGGGGTGAAGGGAATCTTTGTCGTGTTGTTTCGAGCCCATGCCGAAGGCTGCCGCGAATGGGCAGGAAGAACGGTGGCTTCGGCCGGGGAAATGTATGGTGGCGTTCTGGTGTGGCGCGAGGCGAAGGGACCGCCTGCGCCGGGTCAGCTCCGTTTGAGAAGGCGCATGCCGTAATCGGCCTGTCCAAGGGAGATGCATGCGTCGCCGGGAGAGGTCTGGCGATGCGAGAGCGGGGTCAGCCCGCGTGCCGCCAGAAGGCGCGGCAGACTTTCGGCGAGGGTCACGTTGTGCATGACACCGCCGGACAGGCCCACCGTGTCCACACCGTGTCTCGCGGCGATGGTCGCGGCGGCGTCGGCCAGAGCGTGGGCGAGGCCGAGGTGGAATCGACGGCTGATGACACCAGCGTCGACGCCTGCCTGCCAATCGTTATGGACCTGCCTGAACAGGGCGAGGGTGTCAAGCACATCCGCAGCGTCGGCGCGCTGCGTTAGACCGCACTCGTAGATGTGGGATTCGTCCATGGCCTGAATCGCCTCCAGCCGGATGGCGGCCTGCGCCTCGTAGTCCACGCACAGCGAGACGTCGAGCATGGCGGCCACGGCGTCGAACAGGCGTCCGCAACTGGTGCTGACGGGGCTGTTCAGCCCGCGTTCGAGCATGACGGCACACATGCGCGAGGCCGGGGCGTGGGCGTCGAGCCATGGCCACGGGCGGTTCTGCGGCGCGGTGATGCCCAGCTCGTGCAGATAGGCCTGCGCAATGCGCCACGGCTCGCGGATGGCGGCTTCGCCGCCGGGCAAGCGCACGGGCGAGAAATGCGCGAGGCGCTGGTGGGTCAGAGCGATGTTGTCTACGAGCAGGAATTCGCCGCCCCACAGCGTTGCGTCCTCGCCGTAGCCGGTGCCGTCCAGCGCGAGGACCAGCGCGCGGCCTTCGTGGCGGTTTTCGGCCATCACGGCGTGGGCGTGCGCCATGTGATGTTGCAGGGTATGCACGGGCAGTCCGGATTCCTCGTCGGCCCAGCGCGAGGTCATGTAGTCCGGGTGCAGATCGCGCACCACGGCTTGCGGGGACGTCTGGAGGATGTCTGTGAGGTGCGCGGCGATTTCACGGTAGAAGCCGAAGGTTTCGAGGTTCTCCATGGTGCCGATGTGCTGGCTCACAAAGGCCTGATTGCCCTTGGTCACGCACAGGGTGGTCTTGAGCTCCGGTCCGGTGCCGAACACACTGGGTCCATCCTCGGCGAGGAAGACCGGGCGCGGCGTGAAGCCGCGCGCGCGGCGCATGAAGAGCGGGGCCGGACCGTCGCCGGGATCGATGATGCGCACCACGGAGTCGTCGCAGCGGATGAGGATGTCGCGGTTGTGCAGCAGGAAGAGGTCCGCGATGCCGCCGAGGCGGGCGAGGGCCTCGCGGTTGCCGATGCTGATCGGTTCGGAGCTCATGTTGCCGGAGGTGGCGACCAGCGCCGGGATGCGGCCGTCGGGCGCGAATTCGCGGTAGTGGACGAACAGCACGTGATGCAGCGGCGTGTAGGGCAGCATGATGCCGATGTCCGACGTGTCCGGTGCGAGTCCGGGGGCGAGCGCTGCACTGTCGTCCCGGCGGCGCAGGATGACGATGGGTCGCTCGATGCCGGAGAGCCATTTGGCCTCGGCGGGGGAAACATGGGCCACGGCGCTTGCGGTGTCGAGGTCCGGCACCATGACGGCCAGCGGCTTGCCGTAGCGGTTCTTGCGTTCGCGTAGCCGCGCCACGGCCTCGGCATTGGTCGCGTCGCACACGAGGTGGAAGCCGCCAAGGCCCTTTACGGCCATGATGCGCCCTTCGGCGAGGGCGCGCGCCGCCTCGCGCATGGCCTGCGGGCCTCGCGAACGCTCCGCTCCGGCGGCGTCGGTCATCCACACTTCCGGTCCGCACTGGGGGCAGGCGTTGGGCTGGGCGTGGAAGCGCCGGTCCAGCGGATTGGTGTATTCGGCCCGGCACATCTCGCACATGGGGAAGCAGGCCATGGAGGTCTTGTCCCGGTCGTAGGGGATGGAGCGGGTGATGGTGTAGCGCGGGCCGCAGTTGGTGCAGTTGGTGAACGGGTAGAGGTAGCGCGGATTTTCCGGATCGAGCATGTCGTGCAGGCAGTCCGGGCAGGTGGCCACGTCCGGGCTGATGAGCACGCTGTGTCCCTCGCCGCCGGTGGAGAGCAGAATCTCGAATGCCTCTTCGCCCTCGCGCGGGGTCAGAGGCTTTCGCTCGCAGGTGACGATGCTCGCCAGCGGCGGCAACCTGTGGTGCAGGTCGTGCTCGAAGGCGGCGGTCTGCTCCGACGTTCCCTGAATTTCCACCACCACGCCTTCGGGGGTGTTGCGCACGTTGCCGGTCAGCGTGTGGTCGAGGGCGATGCGGTAGATGAACGGGCGGAATCCGACGCCCTGAACGGCACCGGTGATGGTGAAGCGGATGCGGGATGATTCTGCGTCGATGGTGGCTGCGTGTTCGTTCATGGCGTGCGTGGGGTTCGGGTTCAGCTGATTTTTGCGTACAGGCGGCGCAGTGCCCCCCGTGCGAGGCGTGTGGGCCGGAAGGCGACCGGGTCGAGGATGCCGGGAACGACGAAGCCCGTGGCGTCGAAGGCCTCGGGCCTGTCCAGCGGATAGGCGATGTCGGCGGGGTCGGCTCCGGGCAGGGCGCGGGCGATGGCCTCGCGCCACAGGGCAATGTCCGCCGGGGAAAGTTTGAGCAGGCCGTAGAGTGCGGTGTCGAGGGCCTGCGGATTGGCCGAGGCGGCAAGCAGGCCGAGCGCGAAGGGCGAGCCGTCGCGCGGGCCGCTCTCGTGCATGGCGTTTACGCCGTCGAGCAGCGTAACCACCGGCGGCAGCGCCGCGCAGACCTCGGTGATCATGGCTTCGAAGCGGTTGTCGCATTCGCCGAAGCGGGTGTGGGCGATGGCCTTGCGCATGCCGCACACGCAGCCGAAGAGGTTCTTGACTGCGGCGGTGATGCGCATCTGGCAGTGGGCCTTGAGCCGGGGCAGGTTCAGGATGCGGTCCGCCTCCAGCGCGTCGCGCGAGAGACCGATGGATGCCCCGAAGGACAGGCGCAGCGCCTCGGGATTGCCGAGGGTGCGCACCGGGATGCCGAGGGGGGCCAGCGTCTGTGCGAGGCCGCATTTCCGGGCCACGCCGTCGGCTGTGCCAAAGGCGGGAGAGTCCGCCACCACCACGCGCGCACCCAGATCGAGCAGGTAGGCGCAGACCGCGCGGGCCACGGCGGGTTCGGTGCAGGCCAGCGGATTGCCCGCCGCCACAAGGTTCGGCTTCACGAGCACCGTTTCGCCGGGGCGGAAGGCGACGCCCGTCGCGTCCAGAAGGCGCGGCACGAGAGCCGCAAGACGGTCCGGAGCATAGTCCGGGCATTGGGCGAGAGCCACTGGGACCGGGGACGAAACGGACATGGCCGGTACCGTATACCGGGCAGCATGCGCTGGCAAGGCGCTTCGGCGGCTGGCTGCGGAAGCGGGGCTTCCGGTCGCCGCCGAAGCGTTGCGGGATGGCTGGGTAGGGTTATTCCCGGATGATGACGATCAGATCCTTGGGCCCGTGCACGCCGATGGTCAACTGCATTTCGATGTCCGCCGTGCGCGATGGGCCGGAGATGAGGATGGCGTTGGTCGGCATGCCGTCGGCCCATTTCTGCTTGTCCATGAGCTGGACGAAGTTGGCGTGGATGGTGTCCGCGTCGAGCACGGCGATGTGCACCGGCGGCACCAGCGACATGAGGCGTGGCTCGTCCGGCGTGGGCCACAGGGCGATGGCTCCCTGCTCGGCTATGGCGCCGATGGTGCCGGTAATGGCGGCGTCCACCGACGAGAACAGACGTTCCTTGTAGTCGGCAAGGTCGCCTTCCCATGTCTCCAGCGGGGGCAGGCCTTCGCCACCCGCCTTCCATGCCTTGGCCACGTCCTTGCCAATGGCGGTGCCCGGCGCGTGGAGCAGGGCATTCCATCCCCGGCCGGAAACGAGTTCGCGCAGCTTGTCGGCCCAGCCGTCGGTGGGCGTCACCAGCACTTCGGCCGCCGAAGCGGTGAGGAGCTTCTTCATGCGTTCCACGCGCTGCTTCGTGTTCCAGCGGGGAATGGGCATGGGCTCGGCGCGGGGCACGAAGCCCTTGGCCTTGCGGTTGGCGGCGACCAGCCGGGAAAGGATGCGTTCGCGGGAGCTTTCGTTAGACATCGTCCACTCCTTCCTCCCTGCAACGGCGGTGCAGGCTCTTGCGTGCGAGCTTGGGGCGCGTGCGCGCGCTCATCCATGCGCCGAGGGGCCCGACGGCGGGCAGTCTGTCACCAAGAAGCCCCGCCATGCGCGTGGCCAGTTCGTTAAGCTTCGGCGTGGTGTTGACGAGTTGCCAGCCCTTCCAGACCGCGGCCTCGGTGCACGAGCGTCCGGCTCCGTGGCCGCGCACCGTTCCCTCGCCGGACGGGGCGTTGAGTTCGCTACGCAGGCGGCGTAGCAGGTCCGGGATGGGAATCATGGCCGGGCAGACCTCTTCGCAGGCGTTGCATAGGCTGGAGGCGGTGGTCAGCTTGCCCGCCTCGTCCAGCCCGACCATCTGCGGGGTGAGAATCTTGCCGATGGGGCCGGGGTAGACGTGGCCGTAGGCATGTCCGCCGATGCGCGTGTACACCGGGCAATGGTTCAGGCACGAGCCGCAGCGGATGCATTGCAGCGTCTGGCGCAGTTCCGGATCGGCGAGGATGTCGCTGCGTCCGTTGTCGAGCAGGATGAGGTGGATTTCGTCCGGACCGTCGCGCTCGCCCTTGCGGCGCGGCGAGGTGATCATGTTGAAATAGGTGGTGATGAGCTGGCCCGTGGCCGACGCGGTGAGCAGGCGATACACGGGGTGGATGTCCTCCAGCTTCTCGATGACCTTCTCGATGCCTGCCACGGCGATGTGCAGGGGCGGGGCCGTGGTGCACATGCGCCCGTTGCCCTCGTTCTCCACGAGGCACAGGGTGCCCGTCTCGGCTACGGCGAAGTTCACGCCCGAGAGGCCCGCATCGGCCTCCATGTACTTGCGGCGCAGGGTCTTTCGCGCGATGGCGTTGAGTTCCGGGATGTCCTCGGTGAGGGGGGTGTCCGGCAGGTGCTGGTGGAAGATTTCGCCCACCTGCCTACGGTTCTTGTGCACGGCGGGGACGATGATGTGCGAGGGCGGCTCCCCGGCGAGCTGGATGATGAATTCCCCGAGGTCCGTCTCGGCCACCTCGATGCCGTGGGCTTCGAGGAAGTGGTTGAGGTGCATCTCCTCGGAGACCATGGACTTGCCCTTGACCAGCCGCGTGGCGTTGTGGCTGCGCAGGATGGAGAGCACGAGGGCGTTGGCTTCGTCCGTGGTTTCGGCCCAGTGCACGTGGATGCCGTTCTTCGTGCAGTTTTCTTCCAGCTTCTGGAGCAACTTCGGGAGCTTGGCCAGCGTGCGGCGACGGATGGCCCGCACAGCCGCGCGCAGGCGTTCGGTTTCCTCCGGGTCGGACAGCAGTGCCCTGCGCTTGAGGACGAATCCGCCCATGGCTGCGGCGAAATTGCCGCGCAATTGCTGGTCCGCCAGCGCCTTGTTCACGTTCGCCTTGAAATCGAATGCCTTAGCCATTGGTCCTCTCCCATATGAACTCGGCGATGTGCTTGCCGGTCATGGCCAGTCCCATGCGGTCCAGCGCGCCGGTGATGTTCATGAGGCAACCGCAGTCCGCCGTAAGCAGAACCTGCGCGCCGGTGCGAAATGCCGCCTCGGCCTTGTCCCGAACCATCGCCGCCGAGATTTCCGGTTGCTTCACGGAGAATGTGCCGCCGAAGCCGCAGCACTCGTATTCCTTTTCCAGCTCGACGAGGGTGACGTTTTCGAGTTGGCCGATGAGGTCCTTGCAGATGCCGATGATGCCCATCTCGCGCATGGCGTGGCAGGAGGAGTGCCAGGTGACGGTGACGGGCGCGCCCTTGTCCGCGAGGCGGATGCCGCAGACGCGCACGAGGAATTCCGTGAGTTCGAAAACGCGGTTGGAGAAGGCCTTGGCCCGGAAGTAGTCCGGGTCGCCCTCGAAGAGCTTCGGATAGTGGCGATGCATCATGCCTGCGCAGGAGCCGGAGGGCACAATGATGGGCCAGTCGCGCGGGAAGCTGTCCAGTTGCTTTCGCGCCACTTCGCGGGCCTCGTCCATGTAGCCAGAGTTGTAGGCGGGCTGCCCGCAGCAGCTCTGGTCCTGCGGATAGACGACGCGCAGGCCTTCGCGTTCGAGCAGCCGGATTCCGGCCATGCCCGCGTCCGGGTAGGCCATGTCCACGAGGCAGGTGCCGAAGAAGTACACGTTCTTCGGCTTTTCCGGGTAGATGCGCATGATGCCTCCGCAGCTTGGTTCGAGTCCGCCGTCCGCGCGTGGCGGGCGGTATTCGGGGAGTGTCCAGCATAGCACGCGGGGGCGGCGATGAACAAGGCGGGGAGGCGGAAGAGTGGGCTGAAGGCGCACCCCTGCTAAGGGTGTATGGGGAAGAGCCAGCCGGGGGCTAGGAGCCGATGTGAGCGATGGGCAGTTCGTCCCAGTTGGTGGTGAAGCGCCGCGACAGGCGGGCCTGACGCATGTCCCATTCGCGGGCGACGCCGGAGGCCGCGTACTGGACGGTATCGCGCCCCCACTTGGAATTGATGCCGTCGAGGGCCTTCATGAGCGCCTCGCCGCGCGGGTCCGTATCCACGATGGGGTCCGGGGCGATGGTCAGCAGGCTCAATTGGCGGGTGCCTGCGTCCTCAAGGCCCGTGAGGGTCACTCCGGCCTTGATGTAGGCGTATCCGGAGCGGAAGATGCCGTCCAGAATGCGCAGGGCGGCCTTGATGAGCGTTGGCGTGTGCGCTGTGGCCACGGGCAACTGCAAGGTGCGCGAGGCCGAATGCTGTGGTAGGTCCGGCCGGTGGGGATTGGTGGAGACGAAGACGCCGACGTGCGCGGCCACGAGGTGCTCCCGGCGCAACTTCTCCGCGGCGCGGGTGGTATGTGCGGCCACGGCCTCGCGCAGGTCCGTCGGGTCCGTCACCGGATGCCCGAAGGAGCGTGACGCGAGGACCGAGCGACGTGGCGCGGGCGCGTCTTCCAGTGGAATGCAGGAGACGCCGCGCAGTTCGTGAACGGTCATGAGGCCGCGAATGGTCATCCTGCGGCGGACCCAGTCGTCGGGCATGTCGCGCAGGGCAAGGGCCGTGCGCACGCCGTGGCGCGTGAGCATCTCGGCGTAGCGCCTGCCGACGCCCCACACGTCGCCGACGTCCGTCCCCGCGAGGATGGCGTCCGGGTCGGGATGTGCGGCGAGATCGAACACGCCGTCGCAGTCCTGCGCGCGCTTGGCGTGGCGGCTGGCGATCTTGGCCAGTGTCTTGGACGGGCCGATGCCGACGGAGACGGGAATGCCCGTCCACTGGCCCACGCGGGTGCGTATGGCGCGGGCGAGGTCCGTCAGCGTTGTGCCCGCGCAGGGCGTCAGGTGCAGAAAGGCCTCGTCGATGGAGTAGATTTCCATGTCCGGCGCGAAGGTGGCCAGCGTGTCCATGACCCGGCGCGACATGTCGCCGTACAGGGCGTAGTTGGACGAGAACACGCGCACCCCGTGGTGGCGGAAGAATCCTTCGCGCTTGTAGGCCGGTTCGGCCATGCGGATGCCGAGGGCCTTGGCTTCGGCGCTACGGGAGATGACGCAACCGTCGTTGTTGGAAAGCACCACCACCGGCACGCGCGCAAGGGATGGGGCGAAGGCCCGCTCGCACGAGACGTAGAAGTTGTTGCAGTCGACCAGCGCGTACATGGCTGGCTGGGCCGTGGTGGGCATGGCGCGTCCTACAGCTTGTGGATGACGTAGGTGACCACGCCCCAGACCTCGAAATCACGCTCGGGTGCGACTTCGAAGGGCGGGTACTCCGGGTTTTCAGGCATGAGCCACAGTTTACCGTCCCTGCGGCGGATGCGCTTCACGGTCAGTTCTCCGTCCAGTGCGGCGACGACAACGTGGTTGTCGCGCACGTCCACGGCGCGGTCCACGACGATGACGTCGCCATCCTGAAGGCGCGCGTCGATCATGGAATCCCCGTGCACACGCACAAAGAAGGTGGCGGCGGGGTGGCGCACCAGATGCTCGTTGAGG
Proteins encoded in this window:
- a CDS encoding transglycosylase SLT domain-containing protein produces the protein MDPARRKAMKALIASALLPLAGALSARTAQASVPLRTEPPVNVIIPTEYAPPVQGESAALYARRLSRAMLDFADAHFRGRKLPIWKRPYAEVDLEKRVVNACHWIVQGVRENEHIYPVDPAWVVAQITAESFFCEFAVSRAFAVGPCQLMPETAHDYKMLCAGDLPEHRRAPYRRTEWAREIDSYRALREKWKSTRAEMRKVGGDRDTLLITALQAAKSGKRLPMAEKYLQLHARVQEFDAQVKDARQKFRAYIEENLAGRDIFDEKDAQFLMGFDQRVMYRTSIPAMVRMIAKNLKARNGNIMAATAGYNAGLGNTSTGELIYDRYGRVPTFGETITYVNRVFINHHEIVKRMV
- the hypF gene encoding carbamoyltransferase HypF; this translates as MNEHAATIDAESSRIRFTITGAVQGVGFRPFIYRIALDHTLTGNVRNTPEGVVVEIQGTSEQTAAFEHDLHHRLPPLASIVTCERKPLTPREGEEAFEILLSTGGEGHSVLISPDVATCPDCLHDMLDPENPRYLYPFTNCTNCGPRYTITRSIPYDRDKTSMACFPMCEMCRAEYTNPLDRRFHAQPNACPQCGPEVWMTDAAGAERSRGPQAMREAARALAEGRIMAVKGLGGFHLVCDATNAEAVARLRERKNRYGKPLAVMVPDLDTASAVAHVSPAEAKWLSGIERPIVILRRRDDSAALAPGLAPDTSDIGIMLPYTPLHHVLFVHYREFAPDGRIPALVATSGNMSSEPISIGNREALARLGGIADLFLLHNRDILIRCDDSVVRIIDPGDGPAPLFMRRARGFTPRPVFLAEDGPSVFGTGPELKTTLCVTKGNQAFVSQHIGTMENLETFGFYREIAAHLTDILQTSPQAVVRDLHPDYMTSRWADEESGLPVHTLQHHMAHAHAVMAENRHEGRALVLALDGTGYGEDATLWGGEFLLVDNIALTHQRLAHFSPVRLPGGEAAIREPWRIAQAYLHELGITAPQNRPWPWLDAHAPASRMCAVMLERGLNSPVSTSCGRLFDAVAAMLDVSLCVDYEAQAAIRLEAIQAMDESHIYECGLTQRADAADVLDTLALFRQVHNDWQAGVDAGVISRRFHLGLAHALADAAATIAARHGVDTVGLSGGVMHNVTLAESLPRLLAARGLTPLSHRQTSPGDACISLGQADYGMRLLKRS
- a CDS encoding DUF362 domain-containing protein; the protein is MSVSSPVPVALAQCPDYAPDRLAALVPRLLDATGVAFRPGETVLVKPNLVAAGNPLACTEPAVARAVCAYLLDLGARVVVADSPAFGTADGVARKCGLAQTLAPLGIPVRTLGNPEALRLSFGASIGLSRDALEADRILNLPRLKAHCQMRITAAVKNLFGCVCGMRKAIAHTRFGECDNRFEAMITEVCAALPPVVTLLDGVNAMHESGPRDGSPFALGLLAASANPQALDTALYGLLKLSPADIALWREAIARALPGADPADIAYPLDRPEAFDATGFVVPGILDPVAFRPTRLARGALRRLYAKIS
- a CDS encoding LutC/YkgG family protein translates to MSNESSRERILSRLVAANRKAKGFVPRAEPMPIPRWNTKQRVERMKKLLTASAAEVLVTPTDGWADKLRELVSGRGWNALLHAPGTAIGKDVAKAWKAGGEGLPPLETWEGDLADYKERLFSSVDAAITGTIGAIAEQGAIALWPTPDEPRLMSLVPPVHIAVLDADTIHANFVQLMDKQKWADGMPTNAILISGPSRTADIEMQLTIGVHGPKDLIVIIRE
- a CDS encoding LutB/LldF family L-lactate oxidation iron-sulfur protein yields the protein MAKAFDFKANVNKALADQQLRGNFAAAMGGFVLKRRALLSDPEETERLRAAVRAIRRRTLAKLPKLLQKLEENCTKNGIHVHWAETTDEANALVLSILRSHNATRLVKGKSMVSEEMHLNHFLEAHGIEVAETDLGEFIIQLAGEPPSHIIVPAVHKNRRQVGEIFHQHLPDTPLTEDIPELNAIARKTLRRKYMEADAGLSGVNFAVAETGTLCLVENEGNGRMCTTAPPLHIAVAGIEKVIEKLEDIHPVYRLLTASATGQLITTYFNMITSPRRKGERDGPDEIHLILLDNGRSDILADPELRQTLQCIRCGSCLNHCPVYTRIGGHAYGHVYPGPIGKILTPQMVGLDEAGKLTTASSLCNACEEVCPAMIPIPDLLRRLRSELNAPSGEGTVRGHGAGRSCTEAAVWKGWQLVNTTPKLNELATRMAGLLGDRLPAVGPLGAWMSARTRPKLARKSLHRRCREEGVDDV
- a CDS encoding (Fe-S)-binding protein, whose product is MRIYPEKPKNVYFFGTCLVDMAYPDAGMAGIRLLEREGLRVVYPQDQSCCGQPAYNSGYMDEAREVARKQLDSFPRDWPIIVPSGSCAGMMHRHYPKLFEGDPDYFRAKAFSNRVFELTEFLVRVCGIRLADKGAPVTVTWHSSCHAMREMGIIGICKDLIGQLENVTLVELEKEYECCGFGGTFSVKQPEISAAMVRDKAEAAFRTGAQVLLTADCGCLMNITGALDRMGLAMTGKHIAEFIWERTNG
- a CDS encoding Y-family DNA polymerase, whose protein sequence is MPTTAQPAMYALVDCNNFYVSCERAFAPSLARVPVVVLSNNDGCVISRSAEAKALGIRMAEPAYKREGFFRHHGVRVFSSNYALYGDMSRRVMDTLATFAPDMEIYSIDEAFLHLTPCAGTTLTDLARAIRTRVGQWTGIPVSVGIGPSKTLAKIASRHAKRAQDCDGVFDLAAHPDPDAILAGTDVGDVWGVGRRYAEMLTRHGVRTALALRDMPDDWVRRRMTIRGLMTVHELRGVSCIPLEDAPAPRRSVLASRSFGHPVTDPTDLREAVAAHTTRAAEKLRREHLVAAHVGVFVSTNPHRPDLPQHSASRTLQLPVATAHTPTLIKAALRILDGIFRSGYAYIKAGVTLTGLEDAGTRQLSLLTIAPDPIVDTDPRGEALMKALDGINSKWGRDTVQYAASGVAREWDMRQARLSRRFTTNWDELPIAHIGS
- a CDS encoding LexA family protein, with amino-acid sequence MTRQASTVANATPTRDSATPPATPAALRGNEILGFEKRSALTLPLHLEAVAAGFPSPANDFIERTIDLNEHLVRHPAATFFVRVHGDSMIDARLQDGDVIVVDRAVDVRDNHVVVAALDGELTVKRIRRRDGKLWLMPENPEYPPFEVAPERDFEVWGVVTYVIHKL